The Pseudomonadota bacterium nucleotide sequence GTAAAGATCGCGAACCATCCCGTGCCGGGGATCTCGGTTTTGGCCATCACGGTCTTGCCGCCCAACCCTTCGATCTTCTTGAGATCCGCCTCAATGTCTTCGCTGCCGACATAGACCATCAGGCGGTCCACCTTCATCACCTCATCCGTGGCTGGAAAACCACCCCCGG carries:
- a CDS encoding VOC family protein, with protein sequence MSKYPIVHVEIPAPDPDAAGKFYGDMFGWEIEKYDEFDYVVFSPEEGPGGGFPATDEVMKVDRLMVYVGSEDIEADLKKIEGLGGKTVMAKTEIPGTGWFAIFT